The Caproicibacterium amylolyticum genome includes the window ATCAGACATACATTGACCGCCGTGACTTCGGCAATGAGGAATTGCCAGCCATTGACCGCACACTTTATAGCGGCACGCAGCAGAAACTACAGGCTGTCTTTCAGTCACTGTGCCAGCGACTGGGCTGATGCTTGGTTGGTTTCAAAAGGTAATACTGGAATCAAAAAATCCGGTGAAAGTGAGGAATCGAAATGACACAGAAAAATGTCATTATGGACTTTTCACGCGTTTATGAGCAGGAGAATTTTTACCGCCACACACACTTTGACTGGATTGACTGTACCGATATTGCGGGAACCAGCTGCTACTGTACTGCGCAGGCCGCCGCGGAGATTCGGCGGCGCATACAGGCGTATCCGGTGCAGGGCATTCATTTTCTGGATTCTGGGGATTATCATTATGTCAGTGAATTTTGGATGGAAAAAGTACAGGAGCCGTTCAATTTGCTGCTGTTTGATTATCACAGCGATATGCAGCCGCCGAAATTTCCGGAACTTTTGTCCTGCGGCTGTTGGGTAAAAAACGCAATGGAGCAAAATCCGCAGCTGCAGCAGGTGTGCATTGTAGGGCCGGACGAGAGCGCCTTTGCTGGTCTTGCGCAGCAGTACCGCGGGCGGCTGCTGTGTGTCAGTCTGCAGGCGCTGCAGGAGCAGGAAACGTGGAAGCAGCTGGCGAAGCTGCAGAGCAGCCTGCCGGTGTACATATCCATTGACAAGGATGTGCTGAACACCTACTTTGCCCGTACCGACTGGAGCCAGGGAGGCCTTTCTCTGCCGGTGCTGGAAAGGCTGCTTTCGCTGTTTGAATCCCACTGCCGGGTAATTGGCATTGATATTTGTGGGGAAAGCAAGGCGGACGTCCGTTTTTTGCTTGATAACCGGGAAGAAGAAATCAATAATGCCTCCAACCTGGAACTGCTGCGGTTTCTGTTAAAAAGTGCATAAAAAACGGACCCGCGGCGGTGGCGGGTCCGTTTTTGTGTTGTGTATCAGGGGGAAAGTCCTGCACACAAGGGAATAAAGTATATGAAAAAGATGTCTTATAAACTGAGAAGATAGAAAACAGAAATCGTGAATTTATCGCCGGTTAGCCCACAGTGCCGCGGAATACACAGTAGAGTTTGTCATCCAGCATGATGTAAATGCCGGTCTGCTGGCCTTTGCTGCCAATTGCGCGGATGCCGTACAGATAAGTCACGGAGCCATCTGCGTTGGATTTGCTGCCCTTTGCCAGTGTCTGCAGGGCAGAACCGCTGCCGACAGTGAAAGCAGGCTTGGTGCCGCCCTTTGGTACAGTAACGGCGAAGGTGTACTGCTGGCCTTTCTTTACAGCCAGGTCTTTGTTGGTGTCGCTGGAGAAAGGACGCGCATTGGTGGAAGCTGTGAACTGTTTTGTGCCGTTTACATAGATGCCGACTTCCTTATTGTTGTGCAGGCCGTAAACTGCGTAGGTTGCGGTTTTTGTGGAAGCATTCCATGCTTTCAGTGTGTTAATGGTTGCATCCTTGCTGCCGGCATTGACGGAAGCAGGAGCCTTGTCTGTCTTTACAGTGAAGGCAGTGTTGTAGCCGAGCGGTGTTTTTACAGTGCCGCTCTGGCTGCACTTTACGGTGGCGGTATCTGCGGCGCCGTTCTTGATAATCGTAAAGGTCTGGTCAATCTTTTCAGTGCTGCCGGCATCGGTGATTTGGTATGTATCAATCTTGAAAGTGTCATTGGTCAGGTCAATGACGGAGTAGCTGGGCAGCCAGTTTTGGCTGCGCTTTGCGACGTAATCCTGCTGTGTGGAAAGAAGTTCATAATACTTGGAACCGGAAGCGGAGTTTGCAGTCATGTAAAGCGTGCCGCTCGGATTTGTTACCGTGCCGGAGGGTGCGTCCTGCATCACATAGCACTTGTTGTCTGCCATGAATTTGTTGTGGGCGCTCTGTGCTTTACTGTTGCCGGCGGCGGGGCTGAACGGAATGGTTTCGCCGGTAACGTTGTTTTTTACGTTGTCCCAGTCGTAGTCATTGGAAGCAGTGTCAAACGGCATTTCATATTCGCCGTGGGACTGTGCGTCACCCTCCAGAAGCTTGGTGCGGCTGTAGGTGTGGTCATGGCCCTGCAGTACAACGTCCACATCATATTTGTCAAAAATCGGTGTCAGCTGTGTGCGGAGAATCATGCCGTCTGTTTCAGAATGGTCAAGGCCGGAGCCGTAAATATCCTGATGGATTGTAACGATGCGCCACTTTGCGGAGGGGTATGCGGCAGTCGCTTTTTTCAAGGTATCTTCATGTTCCGCACAGTTGTAGTTGTTGGTGTTCAGTACAACAAACAGCGCACTGCCGTAAGAATAATAATAGTCACTGCCGGCGGTCGTTTTGCCGTTGCCGGTGGGGTTTGGATCGTTGAAATGATAGCTGTAGTCTTCATTCAAAGAGTCATGGTTGCCAATCGTGGTAGCAACTGGCAGGCTCTGCAGAACGTTGGCATTCAAAAAGCCGGCGTATTCTTCTTCTTTTGCTTTGCCGGTTTTGTTGACCTGGTCGCCCGCGGAAATGATGAAGTTTAGGTCAGGATTCTGCTGTGCGGCAATGTCAAGGGTACGGTCCCAGCCGTAAGCATCGTTGCGGGCGGCAGTGTTGGCCTCACCGTCTTTTTCCTCCAGTTTGGCGGCGTTTTGTGTCTGTCCTTTGGAAGCGCCAATCTGCGGATCACCGACGTACAGCATCTTCATATGGGAAAAGCTTCCGGTTTTGTACTGTACAGGTTCGGACTTTTCACCATTGCGTTCTACGCTGTAGTAGTAGGTGGTGTTTTCGGTCAGGCCGGTTACTGTGACGTGGTTGTACTGATAGCCGCTGACGAGTTTTTCATTTACTGTGCCAAAGGTGCCCGTGAATTCTTTCAGATTGTTTTTGTCAGTGCCGAACAGGACAACCGGTGTGGCATCTTTGCCAGAAACTGTTTTGCTGTACCAGGCAAAGTTCATCTGGGTATCGTCTGCACCGGGTGTCATGGAAACCTTGGTATAGTCTGTAGAAACGGTTTTCCAAGTTTCTGTCCAGTCATTCCACTTGGTGTCGGTAGAGGAAACGGAGGAAGATGCACCGTTGCAGAATTTCCCCTCGGTTGCTGCAAATACCGCAGAACCTGTGGAAACAACAACTGCGCAGGCCAGCACGCCTGCCAGAACTTTTTTATTGCGTGGATTCATAATCTGTATACCCCTTTTGCTTCTCAAATTTTGCCCGGTGGGAACCAGACTGAAGCCGGTTTTCGGCGTGTCCCTTGCCGTGCCAAAAGGAGTATAGCACCTAGTAAAAGCGGGTACAATCCAGATTACAAAAGCTTTAGAAGAAGTTAAATTTGATTTTACACAGTTAACCGTTTTCTAATAAAAAAAGAAAAAGCCGCAGGTTTCCTGCGGCGGCGAAGAATTAATGGAAAGTAACTATGTGCGAAAACTTTACCCCAAGTCAGGTTTACTGCGGAAAGCAACCGTACTTCCCGTTTTGCCCTCGGTTTCAAACAAAATCAGTTCGTTTTCTCCCAGTTTTAAAATTGGAGCGGGAACATACAGCCGCTTTTGCGGCCCAATTTCCCAAAAACGTCCAAGCTGGAAGCCGTTAAGTACGGCACAGCCTTTTCCCCAGCCGGTCAGGTCAAGGAAAGTGTCGCCTGCTTTTTCTACGGTGAAGGGTATGCGGTAAAATGCAGGTGTGCCCTCGCAGTGTGGTTTGCTGAAATCAATTTTCTGTACTGCTTCCGCATCCATCGGCAGGGTGTACATTTTCCAGCCAGCATGGCCGTGGCCGTTCAGCAGAACCGCGCCGTCGATGCCTTTGCGCTGGTGCTCCATGCGTGGGCCGTAGTTGACTCGTCCCATGTTTTCCGTCAGAATTTCAAGCTGGGAGCGGGTACCGAGTGCCGGTGCAACAGGGTATTCTTTGAGCAGTTCCCGGTCGTAAAGTGTCAGGTATGGTTTATGATTGAAGAAAATTTGTGCGCGGTCATTGGCACCGGTCAGCTCCAGCTTTTCTATCGAAACATTGGGGTTCAAGTCAGACACATATAGGGTGTACCCAAAGTTCTGTCCCAGTTTTTCCATGCACAGCGGCCACGGATTTTCCGTACAGTCCGCGATTTCTTCCACAACAGAAAACAGCGAAACAGAATCCTGCACGGCGGCAGTGCCGTAGTCCATCTTTGCAGCGGGCGCGGAAAATTTCATTTCCGGTATCGGCGCGTATTTTGCGATTACGTTCTGAAATGCTTTATATTTTGGTGTAAGTTCCCCATTTTCGGTCAGCAGGGCATCATAATCATAAGAGGTGACATCCGGCTGCAAGTGTCCGTAGTAATTGGCACCGTTGGTGAAGCCAAAGTTTGTGCCGCCGTGGAACATATAAATGTTTACACTGCCGCGCTGGAGAATGGCATCCAGTTCCTGTGCGCAGGTCTGTGCGTCCGTGGTATGATGTGCTTTGTCGCCCCAGGCATCAAACCAGCCAACCCAAAATTCTGTACACATCAGCGGTGCGCTGCCAATACGTTTTTGCAGGCGGGGAAATTGCGCCGGAGCCTTGCTGCCGAAGTTGGCAGTCGGCAGAGCGTCAGGCAGACTGCCGCCGTCCAGATAATCTCCCCAGGGACCGTCTGAAGTGATGAATGGAACAGTAGCGCCGTTTTCGCGCATACAGTCCCGCAGTGCAGCAAGGTAAGCGGTTTCGTCGCCGTAGGCGCCGTATTCATTTTCTACCTGCATCATAAGAATCGGGCCGCCTTGGTCAATCTGCAGCGGGGTAAGGATGGAAAACAGCTTCTTATAATAGCTGCGCACATGGTTCAGGTACGGCGGATAGGTGCAGCGCAGTTTCATGCCGTCCTCTGCCAGAAGCCAGCCCGGCAAACCACCGAATTCCCATTCCCCGCAGATGTAGGGAGAGGGGCGCACGATGGCAAACAGCCCAACTTCTTTGGCGATGTGCAGGAACTGTGCAAGGTCAAGCATGCCGGAAAAACAGAATTCGCCGGGGTGCGGTTCGTGCAGGTTCCATGGCACATAAGTTTCCACGGTGTTGCAGCCCAGTGCGCGCAGCTTTTCCAGTCGGTCACGCCAGTACTGCGGCACAACCCGAAAGTAGTGGAGGGCACCGGAGATAATTTTAAAGGGTTCATTATCCAGATAAAACTGGTCTTTGATTTCAAATGTGTGATCGCAGGCTGTCATGGTAATTCCTTTCTGCTGAAAGTGCGGATACGAGGCAAGAATGGCTGCACTTTGAAACCGGTTTCTTGCTCTTGCAAATTTACTATAGCACTTTCACGTATACGAGTCAATACGGAAGAAAGCACAAAAAAAGCCGGCATCGTTTGTAAGCGGTGCCGGCACGATTTATAATTGTAAAAACCGATGAGCAAACGCGCCCTGTATCAGCAACGCCATGAGAATGCCCAGCAGGCCGCCGCAGATCACCTCTATTGGGCGGTGACCAAGGCTGGTTTCCAGCGGGACATACGGTTTGTCTGGTTCCAGTTTTTCAGTTATATGGTTAATGGCAGCCGCGTGGCGGCCAGCTTCCCACCGAACACCCAGTGCGTCATAAATGACCACGGCGGAAAGCGCCACGCCAAGTGCAAATTCAACAGATGCAAAACCGCGCACTATGCCGCAGCCAAATGCGGTTGCGCAGACAAAGGCAGAGTGGGAGCTTGGCATGCCGCCGGTGCCGACGGCCACACGAACCGTTACCCTTCTGCCGCGTATCCAGCAGGTCAGAACCTTAATGAGCTGCGCAGTCAGCCAGGCCATTGCCGCGGATACGATGATCCAGTTCATACAGTATCCTCCTTTTTGGGCCGGCCGCAGTTTGCTCCGGTCAAAATCAGCAGACCCGCTGCAGAAACAGACGGGTCTGCTTTTGGGCAAAAACACCATTCTATCAGAATAGTCTTTCTCAAATTATACCCTGCCGGACAGGTAAAGTAAAGAAAGAAATTTGCCGCGGAGTGGTTTTGTACCTAAGTATGAGCAGGTTTTCAGATATTCATACAAAACGGGGCACACACCGAAGCCGGTGTATGCCCCGTTTTAGGTACTTATGCATTTTTCAAAGAAAAACCGAAAGAGGGATGGTTCCTTCTGCTGGCCGTGAAATTGTGCGGCAGGTCTGCTTTCAGTTCCTTTACCGAGGAGTAACAGCACGGTGACTGCAAAAGGTAGCAAAGTGCGTACTGCCATTCATCCAGTGTGTACTGCCCGTCCGGAATGCGCAGCAGGCGCTCTTCCAAACAGGGGTCGTCGCGTAGAGCGGAAAACATGCCGTTTGTGCGTGCAGCCAGGTTTTCAAGTAATGCCGCATTCTTTTGCATAAGCCTCACCTTCTGAATTAGTCTTTATAATTGCAAGCAAAGCAGACAGGATAAAGATGAATTGTAAAATAATTCAATAAAGTTATATCAATTAAAATTATTCTACATATGCACTTAAATACTAACACAAAAGCAGAAAATGTCAATACAATTTTAGGCGCTTTTTCTAAAACATAAATTATGAAAAATTGAGCACTTGTAAAATCAAATTTAAATTCACATGAGGATTTCGTTAAAAGTCCCGTCTGCAGTTTTTGCAGTGTTATACTTCTGTTCAGAATCAAGTGAAAAGAGGATAAACAGGTGCAAAAACCAAAAATTCAGCTTAAAAACAAGCACACTGCAGTACGCCGGGGGATTCTGGTGCTGCTGGCAGTTGGTTTTCTAATCTTTACAGTTTTGATCAATCAGGTTGAAAAGGTCCCCATCATTTCCACACAGGGGCAGACTTTTGAAAAAGCAGTTGTTACGCAGATTGTAAAAGACAATGTGCAGGAAGACGGAAGCCGCACCGGGGAGCAGAAAATATTGGTTCGGATGCTGACCGGTGAGCGCAAGGGTGAAATACTGCAGACTACCAGCAGTTCCGGTTTTTTGTTTGGCGCGGCGTGTAAGGTGGGCATGCAGGTCATCGTTATGCAGAGCGTTTCGGGGCAGAGCACCGTTACCAGCGTTTACGCACAGGACCGCGAGTGGGTCATCTATTTGTTTGCAGGGCTGTATATTGCGGCGCTGCTGTTGGTTGGCGGCAAGCAGGGTCTGAAAGGCTCCGTTGGGCTGATTTTTACCTTCCTTTGTATTCTATTCGTATATCTGCCGTTGGTGTACCGAGGATTTTCGCCTTTTTGGGTGGCGGTCTTTGTTTGCGTAATCACAACAGTGGTGACCATGTACTTAATCGGCGGGCCGACCCGTAAAACGGCAGCGGCAGTCGGCGGAACGGTTGCGGGCGTTGTTATTGCCGGTATTGCGGCATGCTTTTTCAGCCTTGCCTCCGGTATTACAGGCTACAACGTGTCAGATATTGAAAGTCTGCTTTCTGTGTGGGAGATCAGCGGTGTACAGGTGGGCGGTCTGCTGTTTTCCGGTCT containing:
- a CDS encoding divergent PAP2 family protein, which codes for MNWIIVSAAMAWLTAQLIKVLTCWIRGRRVTVRVAVGTGGMPSSHSAFVCATAFGCGIVRGFASVEFALGVALSAVVIYDALGVRWEAGRHAAAINHITEKLEPDKPYVPLETSLGHRPIEVICGGLLGILMALLIQGAFAHRFLQL
- a CDS encoding YibE/F family protein, producing MQKPKIQLKNKHTAVRRGILVLLAVGFLIFTVLINQVEKVPIISTQGQTFEKAVVTQIVKDNVQEDGSRTGEQKILVRMLTGERKGEILQTTSSSGFLFGAACKVGMQVIVMQSVSGQSTVTSVYAQDREWVIYLFAGLYIAALLLVGGKQGLKGSVGLIFTFLCILFVYLPLVYRGFSPFWVAVFVCVITTVVTMYLIGGPTRKTAAAVGGTVAGVVIAGIAACFFSLASGITGYNVSDIESLLSVWEISGVQVGGLLFSGLLISSLGAVMDVAMSISSAMSELCLHNPSISRRELLHSGMHVGRDMMGTDSNTLILAFAGGSVSMLVLDYAYNLPYQQIINSNNIGIAVLQGLAGSFGIVLSVPITVVLAAVLMTHKHGAQAPFTQEELSAQSAQL
- a CDS encoding purple acid phosphatase family protein, which encodes MNPRNKKVLAGVLACAVVVSTGSAVFAATEGKFCNGASSSVSSTDTKWNDWTETWKTVSTDYTKVSMTPGADDTQMNFAWYSKTVSGKDATPVVLFGTDKNNLKEFTGTFGTVNEKLVSGYQYNHVTVTGLTENTTYYYSVERNGEKSEPVQYKTGSFSHMKMLYVGDPQIGASKGQTQNAAKLEEKDGEANTAARNDAYGWDRTLDIAAQQNPDLNFIISAGDQVNKTGKAKEEEYAGFLNANVLQSLPVATTIGNHDSLNEDYSYHFNDPNPTGNGKTTAGSDYYYSYGSALFVVLNTNNYNCAEHEDTLKKATAAYPSAKWRIVTIHQDIYGSGLDHSETDGMILRTQLTPIFDKYDVDVVLQGHDHTYSRTKLLEGDAQSHGEYEMPFDTASNDYDWDNVKNNVTGETIPFSPAAGNSKAQSAHNKFMADNKCYVMQDAPSGTVTNPSGTLYMTANSASGSKYYELLSTQQDYVAKRSQNWLPSYSVIDLTNDTFKIDTYQITDAGSTEKIDQTFTIIKNGAADTATVKCSQSGTVKTPLGYNTAFTVKTDKAPASVNAGSKDATINTLKAWNASTKTATYAVYGLHNNKEVGIYVNGTKQFTASTNARPFSSDTNKDLAVKKGQQYTFAVTVPKGGTKPAFTVGSGSALQTLAKGSKSNADGSVTYLYGIRAIGSKGQQTGIYIMLDDKLYCVFRGTVG
- a CDS encoding arginase family protein, whose translation is MTQKNVIMDFSRVYEQENFYRHTHFDWIDCTDIAGTSCYCTAQAAAEIRRRIQAYPVQGIHFLDSGDYHYVSEFWMEKVQEPFNLLLFDYHSDMQPPKFPELLSCGCWVKNAMEQNPQLQQVCIVGPDESAFAGLAQQYRGRLLCVSLQALQEQETWKQLAKLQSSLPVYISIDKDVLNTYFARTDWSQGGLSLPVLERLLSLFESHCRVIGIDICGESKADVRFLLDNREEEINNASNLELLRFLLKSA
- a CDS encoding glycoside hydrolase family 35 protein; its protein translation is MTACDHTFEIKDQFYLDNEPFKIISGALHYFRVVPQYWRDRLEKLRALGCNTVETYVPWNLHEPHPGEFCFSGMLDLAQFLHIAKEVGLFAIVRPSPYICGEWEFGGLPGWLLAEDGMKLRCTYPPYLNHVRSYYKKLFSILTPLQIDQGGPILMMQVENEYGAYGDETAYLAALRDCMRENGATVPFITSDGPWGDYLDGGSLPDALPTANFGSKAPAQFPRLQKRIGSAPLMCTEFWVGWFDAWGDKAHHTTDAQTCAQELDAILQRGSVNIYMFHGGTNFGFTNGANYYGHLQPDVTSYDYDALLTENGELTPKYKAFQNVIAKYAPIPEMKFSAPAAKMDYGTAAVQDSVSLFSVVEEIADCTENPWPLCMEKLGQNFGYTLYVSDLNPNVSIEKLELTGANDRAQIFFNHKPYLTLYDRELLKEYPVAPALGTRSQLEILTENMGRVNYGPRMEHQRKGIDGAVLLNGHGHAGWKMYTLPMDAEAVQKIDFSKPHCEGTPAFYRIPFTVEKAGDTFLDLTGWGKGCAVLNGFQLGRFWEIGPQKRLYVPAPILKLGENELILFETEGKTGSTVAFRSKPDLG